A region from the Gossypium hirsutum isolate 1008001.06 chromosome A08, Gossypium_hirsutum_v2.1, whole genome shotgun sequence genome encodes:
- the LOC107897156 gene encoding two-pore potassium channel 5 isoform X2, with the protein MAKIGPIKLKDWTILKQNYPTALRNQLSLNYPHNLRPLSLRWKMSLFSPSNQNLNFDPLLQTTIMAHHQKSKTTHKFNALQRSMVLSIDVKRLQPWLSCVTGSLKHPNCLNQNPSPAPLSVTMCTIGYGDITPLTPATKIFACVFVLVGFGFIDILLSGVVSYVLELQENMILTGIHIKKSQQGFSARNYIVDVDKGRMRIRLKVGLALGVVVLCVGIGTLMLYFLENLDWIDSVYLSVMSVTTVGYGDRAFKTLPGRLFAGVWLLISTLAVARAFLYLAEARVDKRHRRIAKWVLHRDITIQDLLAADINNDGFISKSEYVIYKLKEMGKIGEKDILQICDQFSKLDTNNSGKLTLPQLLENRL; encoded by the exons ATGGCAAAGATTGGTCCCATTAAGCTAAAAGATTGGACGATCCTCAAACAAAACTACCCCACAGCACTTAGAAATCAACTGTCCCTCAACTACCCCCACAATCTCAGACCACTGTCTCTGAGATGGAAAATGAGCCTTTTCTCTCCCTCCAATCAAAACCTCAACTTCGACCCACTGTTGCAGACGACCATCATGGCACACCATCAGAAATCCAAGACAACTCACAAATTCAACGCCCTTCAAAGAAGCATGGTTCTCTCCATCGATGTAAAACGGCTCCAGCCATGGCTGTCATGCGTGACCGGAAGCCTAAAACACCCCAACTGCCTAAACCAAAATCCGAGTCCAGCACCATTATCAG TCACCATGTGTACCATCGGCTACGGTGATATAACCCCTTTAACCCCAGCTACCAAGATCTTCGCTTGTGTTTTTGTGTTGGTTGGTTTTGGTTTCATAGACATATTGTTGAGTGGGGTTGTAAGTTATGTCCTGGAATTGCAAGAGAACATGATTTTGACTGGTATCCACATCAAGAAATCGCAACAAGGGTTTTCAGCTAGGAACTACATCGTTGATGTAGATAAAGGAAGGATGAGGATAAGGCTTAAGGTTGGGTTAGCACTTGGGGTCGTGGTGCTGTGCGTTGGAATTGGAACCTTGATGTTGTACTTCTTGGAGAACTTGGACTGGATCGACTCGGTTTACTTGTCGGTTATGTCTGTTACTACGGTTGGGTACGGAGATAGGGCATTTAAGACCCTGCCTGGAAGGTTGTTTGCGGGTGTTTGGCTATTGATTTCAACGCTGGCTGTGGCTAGAGCCTTTTTGTATTTGGCTGAAGCTAGGGTCGATAAGCGGCATAGGAGGATTGCCAAGTGGGTGTTGCATAGAGATATCACTATTCAGGATTTACTAGCTGCTGACATCAATAACGATGGCTTCATCAG TAAATCGGAGTATGTCATTTACAAGCTGAAAGAGATGGGGAAGATTGGGGAGAAAGATATATTGCAGATATGTGATCAGTTCAGCAAGCTGGACACAAATAACTCTGGGAAACTAACTCTTCCACAGCTCTTAGAAAATCGCTTGTGA
- the LOC107897156 gene encoding two-pore potassium channel 5 isoform X1 — MENEPFLSLQSKPQLRPTVADDHHGTPSEIQDNSQIQRPSKKHGSLHRCKTAPAMAVMRDRKPKTPQLPKPKSESSTIIRQAFFLLSLYLLLGVAIYSFNRDEFSGIETHPVVDALYFCIVTMCTIGYGDITPLTPATKIFACVFVLVGFGFIDILLSGVVSYVLELQENMILTGIHIKKSQQGFSARNYIVDVDKGRMRIRLKVGLALGVVVLCVGIGTLMLYFLENLDWIDSVYLSVMSVTTVGYGDRAFKTLPGRLFAGVWLLISTLAVARAFLYLAEARVDKRHRRIAKWVLHRDITIQDLLAADINNDGFISKSEYVIYKLKEMGKIGEKDILQICDQFSKLDTNNSGKLTLPQLLENRL; from the exons ATGGAAAATGAGCCTTTTCTCTCCCTCCAATCAAAACCTCAACTTCGACCCACTGTTGCAGACGACCATCATGGCACACCATCAGAAATCCAAGACAACTCACAAATTCAACGCCCTTCAAAGAAGCATGGTTCTCTCCATCGATGTAAAACGGCTCCAGCCATGGCTGTCATGCGTGACCGGAAGCCTAAAACACCCCAACTGCCTAAACCAAAATCCGAGTCCAGCACCATTATCAGGCAAGCTTTTTTCTTGCTATCCCTTTACTTGTTGCTCGGTGTTGCTATTTACTCTTTCAACAGAGATGAATTCTCGGGTATCGAGACTCACCCGGTTGTTGATGCTCTTTACTTCTGTATAGTCACCATGTGTACCATCGGCTACGGTGATATAACCCCTTTAACCCCAGCTACCAAGATCTTCGCTTGTGTTTTTGTGTTGGTTGGTTTTGGTTTCATAGACATATTGTTGAGTGGGGTTGTAAGTTATGTCCTGGAATTGCAAGAGAACATGATTTTGACTGGTATCCACATCAAGAAATCGCAACAAGGGTTTTCAGCTAGGAACTACATCGTTGATGTAGATAAAGGAAGGATGAGGATAAGGCTTAAGGTTGGGTTAGCACTTGGGGTCGTGGTGCTGTGCGTTGGAATTGGAACCTTGATGTTGTACTTCTTGGAGAACTTGGACTGGATCGACTCGGTTTACTTGTCGGTTATGTCTGTTACTACGGTTGGGTACGGAGATAGGGCATTTAAGACCCTGCCTGGAAGGTTGTTTGCGGGTGTTTGGCTATTGATTTCAACGCTGGCTGTGGCTAGAGCCTTTTTGTATTTGGCTGAAGCTAGGGTCGATAAGCGGCATAGGAGGATTGCCAAGTGGGTGTTGCATAGAGATATCACTATTCAGGATTTACTAGCTGCTGACATCAATAACGATGGCTTCATCAG TAAATCGGAGTATGTCATTTACAAGCTGAAAGAGATGGGGAAGATTGGGGAGAAAGATATATTGCAGATATGTGATCAGTTCAGCAAGCTGGACACAAATAACTCTGGGAAACTAACTCTTCCACAGCTCTTAGAAAATCGCTTGTGA